The Hemicordylus capensis ecotype Gifberg chromosome 6, rHemCap1.1.pri, whole genome shotgun sequence genome window below encodes:
- the LOC128330767 gene encoding basic salivary proline-rich protein 4-like, with the protein MCKIKRHDIKTILPFLLGAEEEKPSGRRPITSSSLMVARKLLLSPLLRERGAASGKDTLFFDGPAPVAGPSKKRVKHPKTSKRQPPAESSSKGKPPQEGRPSALLGKAGLRRANKAPGGGVPSGEKPLPHLGEGRLPRRRLEAAGDTARRLLHIPRSNLSLHLGEAGQGVSPLGGNRFSGLSRETVLPQIPSTGKTTLTPMGRPPPKPLPSWQHPSAWRGPEPLPALMIKALGPPKADTEPCSWGHPPSVSSSVAKPPPPHFPPKPRPWEEPPSHLSQGPWLQVRALRRPADVPVATPWR; encoded by the coding sequence atgtgtaaaataaagagacatgacattaaaacaattcttcctttccttctagggGCAGAGGAGGAAAAGCCTAGTGGGAGgaggcccatcacctccagcagcctcATGGTGGCTCGGAAGCTGCTGCTGTCTCCCCTGCTGCGGGAGCGTGGGGCTGCTTCCGGGAAGGACACCCTTTTCTTTGATGGGCCAGCCCCTGTGGCTGGCCCATCAAAGAAAAGGGTGAAGCACCCCAAAACATCAAAGAGGCAGCCCCccgcagaaagcagcagcaaggggaaGCCACCACAGGAGGGCAGACCATCAGCCCTCCTGGGCAAGGCCGGTCTGCGTCGGGCTAACAAGGCACCAGGTGGGGGTGTGCCTTCTGGGGAGAAACCCCTTCcccacctgggggaggggagactcccCAGAAGGAGGCTGGAGGCTGCGGGGGATACAGCCAGGAGATTGCTGCACATCCCCAGGAGCAACCTGAGTCTGCACCTTGGGGAGGCTGGGCAGGGCGTCTCCCCGCTGGGGGGGAACCGTTTCTCGGGCTTGTCCCGAGAGACGGTTCTTCCCCAGATCCCTTCAACTGGGAAGACGACCCTGACCCCAATGGGGAGACCCCCGCCAAAGCCCTTGCCATCATGGCAACATCCATCTGCTTGGCGGGGGCCCGAACCATTGCCAGCGCTCATGATCAAAGcgctggggccccccaaggcagacaCAGAGCCTTGCTCCTGGGGACATCCCCCCTCAGTCTCCAGCTCTGTGGCCAAACCACCGCCACCACACTTCCCACCGAAGCCACGCCCTTGGGAAGAACCACCATCTCATCTTTCCCAAGGGCCGTGGCTTCAGGTGCGAGCCCTACGCAGACCGGCTGATGTGCCGGTGGCAACCCCTTGGCGGTGA
- the LOC128330769 gene encoding basic salivary proline-rich protein 4-like, with product MCKIKRHDIKTILPFLLGAEEEKPSGRRPITSSSLMVARKLLLSPLLRERGAASGKDTLFFDGPAPVAGPSKKRVKHPKTSKRQPPAESSSKGKPPQEGRPSALLGKAGLRRANKAPGGGVPSGEKPLPHLGEGRLPRRRLEAAGDTARRLLHIPRSNLSLHLGEAGQGVSPLGGNRFSGLSRETVLPQIPSTGKTTLTPMGRPPPKPLPSWQHPSAWRGPEPLPALMIKALGPPKADTEPCSWGHPPSVSSSVAKPPPPHFPPKPRPWEEPPSHLSQGPWLQVRALRRPADVPVATPWR from the coding sequence atgtgtaaaataaagagACATGACATTAAAACgattcttcctttccttctagggGCAGAGGAGGAAAAGCCTAGTGGGAGgaggcccatcacctccagcagcctcATGGTGGCTCGGAAGCTGCTGCTGTCTCCCCTGCTGCGGGAGCGTGGGGCTGCTTCCGGGAAGGACACCCTTTTCTTTGATGGGCCAGCCCCTGTGGCTGGCCCATCAAAGAAAAGGGTGAAGCACCCCAAAACATCAAAGAGGCAGCCCCccgcagaaagcagcagcaaggggaaGCCACCACAGGAGGGCAGACCATCAGCCCTCCTGGGCAAGGCCGGTCTGCGTCGGGCTAACAAGGCACCAGGTGGGGGTGTGCCTTCTGGGGAGAAACCCCTTCcccacctgggggaggggagactcccCAGAAGGAGGCTGGAGGCTGCGGGGGATACAGCCAGGAGATTGCTGCACATCCCCAGGAGCAACCTGAGTCTGCACCTTGGGGAGGCTGGGCAGGGCGTCTCCCCGCTGGGGGGGAACCGTTTCTCGGGCTTGTCCCGAGAGACGGTTCTTCCCCAGATCCCTTCAACTGGGAAGACGACCCTGACCCCAATGGGGAGACCCCCGCCAAAGCCCTTGCCATCATGGCAACATCCATCTGCTTGGCGGGGGCCCGAACCATTGCCAGCGCTCATGATCAAAGcgctggggccccccaaggcagacaCAGAGCCTTGCTCCTGGGGACATCCCCCCTCAGTCTCCAGCTCTGTGGCCAAACCACCGCCACCACACTTCCCACCGAAGCCACGCCCTTGGGAAGAACCACCATCTCATCTTTCCCAAGGGCCGTGGCTTCAGGTGCGAGCCCTACGCAGACCGGCTGATGTGCCGGTGGCAACCCCTTGGCGGTGA